From one Musa acuminata AAA Group cultivar baxijiao chromosome BXJ2-6, Cavendish_Baxijiao_AAA, whole genome shotgun sequence genomic stretch:
- the LOC135614951 gene encoding probable BOI-related E3 ubiquitin-protein ligase 2 isoform X1 — protein sequence MAVQAQHPSGFAFSPDFRNRGGSFVIEDFQMLQDQGNTVGLYGGHLGGINNATVFSDPQRELTCNASGKRKRPLEEPPMVMPQPIPDYDSNLASVLSPICYPDITASAAGCQQSRLLQSAGTSTSGRTASPLTLNLVSQIFHHGVEIDSLIRLQQNERLQSGVEEARKKYFKALLWGMEQRAAKRLREKEAELEKARRKNAELEERVRQLATEGEMWFAVARNNESIAASLRADLEQILLRNAAAAQVKEGYGDTDDDAQSCRSVEATGRKSIAPAPAPTDEVRRWPRAACKSCAEGDVCVLLLPCKHLCLCKSCESKTHACPCCGTVKNACLQIFMP from the exons ATGGCCGTGCAAGCGCAGCATCCCTCCGGTTTTGCTTTCTCCCCGGATTTCCGCAACCG GGGCGGAAGCTTTGTGATAGAAGATTTCCAGATGCTGCAGGACCAGGGCAATACGGTAGGGCTGTACGGTGGCCACCTCGGCGGCATTAACAATGCCACTGTGTTCAGCGATCCCCAGAGAGAGCTTACGTGCAACGCCTCCGGGAAGAGGAAGCGGCCGCTGGAGGAGCCGCCCATGGTGATGCCGCAACCTATCCCGGACTACGACAGTAACCTTGCCTCCGTCTTGTCCCCGATCTGCTACCCCGACATCACGGCATCGGCCGCCGGCTGTCAGCAGAGCCGCCTGCTCCAGTCCGCCGGTACCTCCACCAGCGGCCGGACGGCGTCCCCTCTTACCCTGAACCTCGTCTCCCAGATCTTTCACCACGGCGTCGAGATCGACTCCCTCATCCGCCTTCAG CAGAACGAGCGGCTGCAGAGTGGGGTGGAAGAGGCGCGGAAGAAGTATTTTAAGGCGCTGCTGTGGGGCATGGAGCAGCGTGCGGCGAAGAGGCTGAGGGAGAAGGAGGCGGAGCTCGAGAAAGCGCGGCGGAAGAACGCGGAGCTGGAGGAAAGGGTGCGGCAGTTGGCCACGGAGGGCGAGATGTGGTTCGCTGTGGCCAGAAACAACGAGTCCATCGCCGCCAGCCTGCGGGCTGATCTCGAGCAGATCCTCCTCCGTAACGCTGCGGCCGCCCAGGTCAAGGAGGGCTACGGCGACACAGACGACGACGCCCAGTCCTGCCGCTCGGTCGAGGCGACGGGGCGGAAGTCTATCGCGCCCGCGCCGGCACCGACTGACGAGGTCCGCCGGTGGCCCCGGGCTGCATGCAAGTCGTGCGCCGAGGGCGACGTGTGCGTTCTGCTACTCCCCTGCAAGCACCTCTGCTTATGCAAGAGCTGCGAATCCAAAACACACGCATGCCCTTGCTGCGGCACCGTCAAGAACGCATGCCTTCAAATCTTTATGCCGTAG
- the LOC135614951 gene encoding probable BOI-related E3 ubiquitin-protein ligase 2 isoform X2 encodes MAVQAQHPSGFAFSPDFRNRGGSFVIEDFQMLQDQGNTVGLYGGHLGGINNATVFSDPQRELTCNASGKRKRPLEEPPMVMPQPIPDYDSNLASVLSPICYPDITASAAGCQQSRLLQSAGTSTSGRTASPLTLNLVSQIFHHGVEIDSLIRLQNERLQSGVEEARKKYFKALLWGMEQRAAKRLREKEAELEKARRKNAELEERVRQLATEGEMWFAVARNNESIAASLRADLEQILLRNAAAAQVKEGYGDTDDDAQSCRSVEATGRKSIAPAPAPTDEVRRWPRAACKSCAEGDVCVLLLPCKHLCLCKSCESKTHACPCCGTVKNACLQIFMP; translated from the exons ATGGCCGTGCAAGCGCAGCATCCCTCCGGTTTTGCTTTCTCCCCGGATTTCCGCAACCG GGGCGGAAGCTTTGTGATAGAAGATTTCCAGATGCTGCAGGACCAGGGCAATACGGTAGGGCTGTACGGTGGCCACCTCGGCGGCATTAACAATGCCACTGTGTTCAGCGATCCCCAGAGAGAGCTTACGTGCAACGCCTCCGGGAAGAGGAAGCGGCCGCTGGAGGAGCCGCCCATGGTGATGCCGCAACCTATCCCGGACTACGACAGTAACCTTGCCTCCGTCTTGTCCCCGATCTGCTACCCCGACATCACGGCATCGGCCGCCGGCTGTCAGCAGAGCCGCCTGCTCCAGTCCGCCGGTACCTCCACCAGCGGCCGGACGGCGTCCCCTCTTACCCTGAACCTCGTCTCCCAGATCTTTCACCACGGCGTCGAGATCGACTCCCTCATCCGCCTTCAG AACGAGCGGCTGCAGAGTGGGGTGGAAGAGGCGCGGAAGAAGTATTTTAAGGCGCTGCTGTGGGGCATGGAGCAGCGTGCGGCGAAGAGGCTGAGGGAGAAGGAGGCGGAGCTCGAGAAAGCGCGGCGGAAGAACGCGGAGCTGGAGGAAAGGGTGCGGCAGTTGGCCACGGAGGGCGAGATGTGGTTCGCTGTGGCCAGAAACAACGAGTCCATCGCCGCCAGCCTGCGGGCTGATCTCGAGCAGATCCTCCTCCGTAACGCTGCGGCCGCCCAGGTCAAGGAGGGCTACGGCGACACAGACGACGACGCCCAGTCCTGCCGCTCGGTCGAGGCGACGGGGCGGAAGTCTATCGCGCCCGCGCCGGCACCGACTGACGAGGTCCGCCGGTGGCCCCGGGCTGCATGCAAGTCGTGCGCCGAGGGCGACGTGTGCGTTCTGCTACTCCCCTGCAAGCACCTCTGCTTATGCAAGAGCTGCGAATCCAAAACACACGCATGCCCTTGCTGCGGCACCGTCAAGAACGCATGCCTTCAAATCTTTATGCCGTAG